TGAGATCCCAGTCCCATTCCCCTCCCCAAACACATTCCCCTTCtgttgctagggttagggttaatgTAGTTCTAGGGTTTGTGTGTGTTATAGTTCTGTAATTAGAATGATATAGTTCTTTAATTAGATGCTTACAACTAGGGTTTCTGTAAATAAAAGGATATGAATTGttgcactcaaatgatgttctgctCTGGTCTGCACTAGCTTGCTTCAGTTTTCCTTAAGTCCTCTGTCTCTTGTTGTCTTCATACATCAACCATAACTTGTGCAATGCATTCTCAAGGGTATTGGGCCAAGCAGGATCAATCCATTTAACTAGTCCACAGTCTCTACCTTCCTGAAACAAGGTAGTATTCAAAACCATATTAAAACCTTTCATCACAACCAAAGCTAAAGATATTATATTTCAGGAAGAAAGCACTGATGTTCTGCTCTCAATTATACAGTGATGTGCTGCTATTAGGAATAAACTAACCCATGCATCCACTGTACTTTAATCTAATTAACATTGTTGCCAGAGTAAAAAATGACTGCCTAAACACTCTCCTCAGAGTAAACAATGACTGACTCAACACTCTCCTAAGAGTAAACAATGACTGCCTCAACAGTCTCCCAACTTAACAATAAATAAACAATGGCCAAATCCTAACAATGATTGTGCTCTCACTCAACGCAACAGAGAAACCTCCTCCCAGTTAGAATTCCTTCAAAAGCAACGCGCCTCTCTGCTAACTTCCCGTGACCATGGCACAAAACCTGCATTTCATCTTCAGGGCCCTCGAAATCGAAGTCCTCAGTTGAAGCAGGGACCTGGGAGTGCAAAGAAATGCATAACATTTCATCAGCTAACACACAAGCTCCTTTGAGAAAAATATCCCCAAATCATAgaacaaaccctaaccctaaccctaggaaAATATCCCCAAATGCATACCTGCATTCTGCCGTCGTCAGAATCAGAGCTGATGTACTGCCTAGTGTGCTCGCTGCTATCGTCGATTTCACTACAGGACACCATGACGATGCGGCGGCGGCGAGCAAGAACAGAGCGAGAGCGAGAGCGTGCGAGAGCAAagtgagagtgagagtgagagaCAGAGGAGTGAATCACTTAAGTTCACGTGCGAGAGCGCCGTCTAATGGCGTCTAACGGCTGTCCGACCAGCCGACAACGCCACCTTGGCAAAaaacgggccccacctgtcataaatcCACTTATCGGTGTCCAATCCGCCGATCAGTGGTATTTGCAAATTGTTTACAGGAGACTTGGTGTTTTTGCCAAGAAACTATAACATAGTGATTTCTGCTAACCTAGCCTTCAAACTGatggttttttgcaatttactctaCTTCACATGCTTCGATGTTCCGACACCATAGACACCAAGAGATGAAGTAGCAAAAAAGGGGAATATAAAGCGAGAAGTATACTACTCTGAACATTCCCAGAGATTCTTTTGGAGGCAGAGCTCCATGAAGGCCTCCAAATGCAAAGTTCAAAATTTGTGAAAAATTTATTTGTTTACATgccaaaaaaattctagaaaaaattACAGAGTTAGATGGAGGCATTGTTCacaagtgtgtaaattttcaggacgaGATACGGTGAAAAATGAGTGTTGTGCGGAAAAGACAAATCCAGGGCTTTTTAACGCATAATACCATTTATCCTCCTAgaccatgaatttgtctttttttacCGGACGCATTTCAACGTATCtcatcctgaaattttacacacatacaccTCACATcccttgtttttttttttgaaattacatccCTTGTCTAATTGTACAAATGTTTTCAGATTTTTTTCGAATCTGAAATTTTGGAATTttgattttttcttttcttttcaaaacGCCATTCTCTGAACTTTGCAATAGATAAAATTTGACATGATAGATAGATACTCCAATCATGAGTGAGTAAATCTCAGAGCAGGGTTGTGGAGATGGACGTGCTGCTAATGCTGAAGCTGGATTATCTGAGAGCAGGAAAAAAATCAGTTATGAAATGCAGTAATTCTTCTTTATTCTTCTAATTGATTGCAATTAAACTCGGCTCAATCTTCCTTTTACTAAAAAAGATTGAGCCGAATAAAAATAGATCATGATATGATCATGAGACTTGACAAATCGAGATTCGTCTGTTCTATATatctagaatatatatatatatatatatatatatatatatatatattaaggtATAATACAATAAagaaatacaaataaaataataaaataataaaatataGGCGGCAGCAGAGTCAATCCCGTGAGACGGAAAGGAGACGGTGTCGTCCTCGTCGCTCAATCATTGTGTGCCCCTCTTGGGTCTCGTCCTGCCGTCGCCGCAGAGGAAGACGGAGACACCGTCGGAGGAGGAGCGCCATGGCCGGCTCTGATCTCCTCCGCCCAGATCCAGCCACAGGTCAGTTCACTACTCTCTATCTCTTGAGGAAATTGCTTGGGGCAGAGCCGATCCGGTCGGCCTCCAGCTGCGAATTTCACTCCTTCAATCGCCGGTTGTGGTTGCAGGGCTGGCCATCGTGATCATGGGAGTCAGCGGCTGCGGCAAATCGTAAGATCTAATCTGATTTCAGCAATCATCCCCTCTTCTCTTACTGCTTGCTCCCTCTGCTCTGATGCGAATTCTCTATTCTGCCGCAGGACCGTGGCGGCGATGCTCGCCGACGCGCTGGGCTGCGGCTTCGTCGAGGCGGACGACTACCACTCCCACGCCAACAAAGGTACCACCAACCGACGTCTTTCAGCAATGGTGATGACTTGCAGTGCCACCTCTCAAGCTCTGAAACCAAACTCTGAACTTCTCCGCTCCTCCCATGTCCATGTCGAACAAAACACAGAGAAGATGAGCAGGGGCGTCCCGCTCACGGACGAGGACCGCCTCCCGTGGCTGGAGTCGCTGCGCGACGCCATCCGGGAGCGCCTAGGCCGCGGCGAGGACGTCGCCGTCAGCTGCTCGGCGCTGCGGCTCAAGTACAGGGAGGttctccggcagggggacatcagtTACAAGCCTGGGAGCTATGAGACCTGCAGAGTCAAGTTCGTGTGTCTAGAGGCGTCGGCGGAGGTGATCGCCGGGAGGGTCGAGCGCAGGGCGGCGGAAGGGGGCCACTTCATGCCGGCGAGCCTGGTGCGGAGCCAGCTCGACCTGCTGGAGATCGACGCGGCCGAGGGGATCACCGTCGTCGACGCCACGGTGCCCGCCCACGCCATCGTCCAAGCCACCGTCGCCCAGTTCAGGGACGAGCTGGCATCCATGGCGTGCTGAGAAATTCAGTTGAATCCAGCTGCTCTGTTTCTTATTTCTGAATCCAGTTTCATGGCTGTACAAGTTATACAAGTTTTAAAGGCTCTCCAAACACCGGAAATTGCTTTTGGAGACGGAGCTCCGTGGAGGCCTCCAAATGCAAAATTCAAAATTGATATTTTTATATTTGAAAAAATTCTCAAAAAATTACAGAGATAGTTGAAGGCATAGAGCACAAGTGTGTACATTTTTAGAACGAAATACACTGAAATGAGGGCTGcgcaaaaagagaaagaaaataatcTGGGTCCTCtgtatatttttatattttttctaattcatgaGTGATTTTGTATGAGACCACATATTTAGTGTTAAAGCACATCATGTACACCAAGATTTATACATCAGGTGGATGTATTAAgatgtttttttttcgaaaaagaaaATAACCTGGGTCCTCTGCACCGATTGGTGCGCACCTCGTAAAACAGAGGACAGTCATGGTGGTTTTAGTGTCCAATAGCCTATCTGTGTAATACTTCCAATGGTAGAATATGACGTGTAATAAAGCATAAATAAGTTTGTTTAGTAGTTAATTAATTTGGTAGTCTTTTAGTTGGATAAGT
This portion of the Triticum dicoccoides isolate Atlit2015 ecotype Zavitan chromosome 7A, WEW_v2.0, whole genome shotgun sequence genome encodes:
- the LOC119327437 gene encoding gluconokinase-like translates to MAGSDLLRPDPATGLAIVIMGVSGCGKSTVAAMLADALGCGFVEADDYHSHANKEKMSRGVPLTDEDRLPWLESLRDAIRERLGRGEDVAVSCSALRLKYREVLRQGDISYKPGSYETCRVKFVCLEASAEVIAGRVERRAAEGGHFMPASLVRSQLDLLEIDAAEGITVVDATVPAHAIVQATVAQFRDELASMAC